A DNA window from Sphingomonas profundi contains the following coding sequences:
- a CDS encoding DUF2474 family protein, whose amino-acid sequence MIKGLLLGKARRHRIGRQLGWFVAIWAASVATLFVVATLIRLVTAS is encoded by the coding sequence ATCATTAAGGGTCTGCTGCTAGGCAAGGCGCGGCGCCACCGGATCGGGCGGCAGCTCGGCTGGTTCGTCGCCATCTGGGCGGCGAGCGTGGCGACCCTGTTCGTCGTGGCGACGCTGATACGCCTGGTGACGGCATCTTGA
- a CDS encoding transglutaminase family protein produces MRLFIHHRTDYRFSEPQARIVQLLRLTPTSNEGQNIIDWRIDVDCNARLRPGRDGFGNETNMLYIDGPIDHVGLSVSGEVLTEDRAGMLGGAPEPLPPMLFLQSTACTNSSAALDAFVGEVAAAGGSGLATAHRLNERLAETLRFDPGARAGARDAAATFADGHGAPQDLAHVFISAARALGLPARYVSGHRFTPGHDSAVQDATHAWAEAHVQDYGWIGFDPSCGRCPDDTYVRVATALDFRGAAPLSGTRTGGGLEELAVGVRVGTSQGQMQ; encoded by the coding sequence ATGCGCCTGTTCATCCACCACCGCACCGACTATCGCTTCAGCGAGCCGCAGGCCCGGATCGTGCAGCTGCTGCGGCTGACGCCGACCAGCAACGAGGGCCAGAACATCATCGACTGGCGCATCGACGTGGACTGCAACGCACGCCTGCGCCCGGGCCGCGACGGCTTCGGCAACGAGACGAACATGCTCTATATCGACGGGCCGATCGACCATGTCGGCCTCAGCGTATCGGGCGAGGTGCTGACCGAGGATCGCGCCGGCATGCTGGGCGGCGCGCCGGAGCCGCTGCCGCCGATGCTGTTCCTGCAGAGCACCGCCTGCACCAACAGCAGCGCGGCGCTGGACGCCTTCGTGGGCGAGGTCGCGGCGGCCGGCGGCTCCGGCCTGGCCACGGCGCATCGCCTGAACGAGCGGCTGGCCGAGACGCTGCGCTTCGATCCCGGTGCGCGCGCCGGCGCCCGCGATGCCGCCGCCACATTCGCGGACGGGCATGGCGCGCCGCAGGATCTGGCGCACGTGTTCATCTCGGCCGCGCGGGCGCTGGGGCTGCCGGCGCGCTACGTCTCCGGCCACCGCTTCACGCCCGGCCACGACTCCGCGGTGCAGGATGCGACGCATGCGTGGGCGGAGGCGCACGTGCAGGATTATGGCTGGATCGGCTTCGATCCCAGCTGCGGCCGCTGCCCGGACGATACCTATGTGCGCGTGGCGACCGCGCTCGATTTTCGTGGCGCGGCGCCGCTTTCCGGCACTAGAACCGGCGGCGGCCTGGAAGAACTGGCGGTCGGCGTCCGCGTCGGCACGTCGCAGGGGCAGATGCAGTGA
- a CDS encoding alpha-E domain-containing protein, producing the protein MLSRTAASLYWVGRYVERAEFTARLIEATIRLDSLSPRPAGEGAWESALLVTAANHAFTSSGEERSPANVSRYLTLDRSNPSSIRACLDAARGNARAVRTALSREAWEAINRAWLGLRDYSTVSGGPGTLTLVETLKAEARGFEGAVHRMLRNESSWFLMLGAAIERADNTSRLIDVKYHLLLPEGELVGGVIDRDQWTTILHTVSAVNAYRLLYRDGLRPGQVADLLIMRRELPRSLAASTDEVVNLLNMIGKRTGRQGEADRLARQRQNAMNRNSIGSIVRGGLHEYLSAFIIENGRIDQAISHQFRFA; encoded by the coding sequence ATGCTCTCGCGCACCGCCGCCTCGCTCTACTGGGTCGGCCGCTATGTCGAGCGGGCCGAGTTCACCGCGCGGCTGATCGAGGCGACGATCCGGCTCGATTCGCTGTCGCCGCGGCCGGCGGGCGAGGGCGCGTGGGAGAGCGCGCTGCTCGTCACCGCCGCCAACCACGCCTTCACCTCCTCCGGCGAGGAGCGCAGCCCGGCCAATGTGAGCCGCTACCTGACCCTGGACCGCAGCAATCCGAGCTCGATCCGCGCCTGCCTGGATGCGGCGCGCGGCAATGCGCGGGCGGTGCGCACCGCCCTCTCGCGCGAGGCGTGGGAGGCGATCAATCGCGCGTGGCTGGGCCTGCGCGACTATTCGACGGTGAGCGGCGGGCCGGGCACGCTGACCCTGGTGGAGACGCTGAAGGCCGAGGCGCGCGGCTTCGAGGGCGCCGTTCACCGGATGCTGCGCAACGAGAGCTCGTGGTTCCTGATGCTGGGCGCGGCGATCGAGCGGGCGGACAACACATCCCGCCTGATCGACGTCAAATATCACCTGCTGCTGCCGGAAGGCGAGCTGGTGGGCGGCGTGATCGATCGCGACCAGTGGACGACGATCCTGCACACGGTATCGGCGGTGAACGCCTATCGCCTGCTCTATCGCGACGGCCTGCGGCCCGGCCAGGTGGCCGACCTGCTGATCATGCGGCGCGAGCTGCCCCGCTCCCTCGCCGCCTCCACCGACGAGGTGGTGAACCTGCTGAACATGATCGGCAAGCGCACCGGCCGGCAGGGCGAGGCGGACCGGCTGGCGCGGCAGCGGCAGAATGCGATGAACCGCAACTCGATCGGATCGATCGTGCGTGGCGGGCTGCACGAATATCTCTCCGCCTTCATCATCGAGAACGGCCGGATCGATCAGGCGATCAGCCACCAGTTCCGCTTCGCCTGA
- a CDS encoding toxic anion resistance protein, giving the protein MATTKTETDLVLTPPEPVKVVAPSAAAGLVPLRDEQRSKLDEKADGFVEDLVAQDVNSPEFGKRVDQLTNMGRKEIAEAAGFSNRFLDKPVKAMDPESGVGTDLAELRRTIEDLDPGKQGNLLAPRKIFGILPFGNKMRDYFDGYKSAQTHISSILARLASGKDELIKDNAAIDVERQNMWAAMQRLEQMIHVSKALDERLEAKALELDSADPAKAKAVRESALFYIRQRSTDLLTQMAVTVQGYLALDLVKKNNVELVKGVDRASTTTVAALRTAVTVAQAMTNQKLVLQQITALNTTTANMIDSTGELLKSQTATIHQQAAGSTIPIETLQRAFQNIYDTMDSIDRFKVEALSSMKQTVTVLTGEVEKSRGYIARAEGAAQGQAGGGASDMLKPLEG; this is encoded by the coding sequence ATGGCGACGACCAAGACCGAGACCGATCTGGTGCTGACCCCGCCCGAGCCGGTGAAGGTCGTCGCCCCCAGCGCCGCCGCCGGGTTGGTGCCGCTGCGGGACGAACAGCGATCTAAGCTGGACGAGAAGGCCGACGGCTTCGTCGAGGATCTCGTCGCGCAGGACGTGAACAGCCCCGAGTTCGGCAAGCGCGTGGACCAGCTGACCAACATGGGCCGCAAGGAGATCGCCGAGGCCGCCGGCTTCTCCAACCGCTTCCTCGACAAGCCGGTGAAGGCGATGGACCCGGAGAGCGGCGTCGGCACCGATCTGGCGGAGCTGCGCCGCACGATCGAGGATCTGGACCCCGGCAAGCAGGGCAATCTGCTGGCGCCCAGGAAGATCTTCGGCATCCTGCCGTTCGGCAACAAGATGCGCGACTATTTCGACGGCTACAAATCCGCGCAGACCCACATCTCCTCGATCCTCGCCCGGCTGGCGAGCGGCAAGGACGAACTGATCAAGGACAATGCCGCGATCGACGTGGAGCGGCAGAACATGTGGGCCGCGATGCAGCGGCTGGAGCAGATGATCCACGTCTCCAAGGCGCTGGACGAGCGGCTGGAGGCCAAGGCGCTGGAGCTGGACTCGGCCGATCCGGCCAAGGCCAAGGCGGTGCGCGAGAGCGCGCTGTTCTACATCCGCCAGCGATCGACCGACCTGCTGACCCAGATGGCGGTGACGGTGCAGGGCTATCTGGCGCTGGACCTCGTCAAGAAAAACAATGTGGAGCTGGTGAAGGGCGTCGATCGTGCCAGCACCACCACCGTCGCCGCGCTGCGCACGGCGGTGACGGTGGCGCAGGCGATGACCAACCAGAAACTGGTGCTGCAGCAGATCACCGCGCTGAACACCACCACCGCGAACATGATCGATTCCACCGGCGAGCTGCTTAAATCGCAGACGGCGACGATCCACCAGCAGGCGGCCGGATCGACGATACCGATCGAGACGCTGCAGCGCGCCTTCCAGAACATCTACGACACGATGGACAGCATCGATCGCTTCAAGGTGGAGGCCCTCTCCTCGATGAAGCAGACGGTAACGGTGCTGACCGGCGAGGTGGAGAAATCGCGCGGCTACATCGCCCGCGCGGAAGGGGCGGCGCAGGGGCAGGCGGGCGGCGGCGCGTCCGACATGCTGAAGCCGCTGGAGGGCTGA
- a CDS encoding peptidase: MTYCVGIALRDGLIMISDTRTNAGIDNISVYRKMHVLADADDRLIFCMSAGNLSVTQHVLGQLEEGLPPFAGDEHPRKLAHMPTMFRAAQLISEAVRLAGLELKPGLQRAGVASGISLIVGGRIAAADGSAGALKLYLIYDAGNFIECCADTPFLQIGATQYGKPILDRAMDYDSPLDEAVKVGLLSFDSTIRSDLSVGLPFDIVVIPADAGRPVVRRRIERDDAYFSDLSNRWSLMLKESRATIPDPPFMSAGGAYSALAR, translated from the coding sequence ATGACCTACTGCGTCGGCATCGCGTTGCGCGACGGCCTGATCATGATCTCCGACACGCGCACCAATGCCGGGATCGACAACATCTCCGTCTATCGCAAGATGCACGTGCTGGCCGATGCCGACGACCGGCTGATCTTCTGCATGAGCGCGGGCAACCTCTCCGTCACCCAGCATGTGCTGGGCCAGCTGGAGGAGGGGCTGCCGCCGTTCGCCGGCGACGAGCATCCCCGCAAGCTGGCCCACATGCCCACGATGTTTCGCGCGGCGCAGCTGATTTCGGAAGCGGTGCGGCTGGCGGGGCTGGAACTGAAGCCGGGGCTGCAGCGCGCGGGCGTCGCATCCGGCATATCGCTGATCGTCGGCGGGCGGATCGCGGCGGCGGACGGCTCCGCCGGCGCGCTGAAGCTATATCTTATCTACGACGCCGGCAATTTCATCGAATGCTGCGCTGACACGCCCTTCCTCCAGATCGGCGCGACGCAATATGGCAAGCCCATCCTTGATCGCGCGATGGATTACGACTCGCCGCTGGACGAGGCGGTGAAGGTGGGCCTGCTCTCGTTCGATTCGACCATCCGCTCCGATCTGTCGGTGGGCCTGCCGTTCGATATCGTGGTGATCCCGGCCGATGCGGGGCGTCCGGTGGTGCGCCGGCGGATCGAGCGCGACGATGCCTATTTCTCGGACCTGTCGAACCGCTGGTCGCTGATGCTTAAGGAGAGCCGCGCGACCATCCCCGATCCGCCATTCATGAGCGCGGGCGGCGCCTATTCGGCACTCGCGCGGTAG
- the cydB gene encoding cytochrome d ubiquinol oxidase subunit II, which translates to MDLTVVWAAIIAFAVAAYVVLDGFDLGIGILFPAFRVGGERDSAMNAIAPVWDGNETWLVLGGGGLMAAFPLAYAIILPALYTPLIAMLLGLVFRGVAFEFRWRDPSHRAGWDAGFCAGSVIATFAQGITLGALLQGISVKGRAYAGGWWDWLTPFSLLTGFSLLAGYALLGAGFLIWRTEGRVHRDARRLARFLAPAMLVSLGLVSLYTPFLEGQYWHRWFVWPGLLVTVPMPLLVAGAALMLWRAIARGHDAAPFVWTLAIFGLALAGLAVSIWPDVIPGRVTIWQAASPPVSQAFMLVGASILVPVILGYTAWAYWVFRGKVSDGGYH; encoded by the coding sequence ATGGACCTGACCGTCGTCTGGGCCGCGATCATCGCCTTCGCCGTTGCCGCCTATGTGGTGCTGGACGGGTTCGATCTCGGCATCGGCATCCTCTTTCCCGCCTTCCGCGTGGGCGGCGAGCGGGACAGCGCGATGAACGCGATCGCGCCGGTGTGGGACGGCAACGAGACGTGGCTGGTGCTGGGCGGCGGCGGGCTGATGGCGGCCTTTCCGCTCGCCTACGCGATCATCCTGCCGGCGCTCTACACGCCGCTGATCGCGATGCTGCTCGGCCTCGTCTTCCGCGGCGTGGCGTTCGAGTTCCGCTGGCGCGATCCGTCGCACCGCGCCGGGTGGGATGCGGGCTTCTGCGCCGGATCGGTGATCGCCACCTTCGCCCAGGGGATCACGCTGGGCGCGCTGCTGCAGGGCATCAGCGTGAAGGGCCGCGCCTATGCCGGCGGCTGGTGGGACTGGCTGACGCCGTTCAGCCTGCTCACCGGCTTCAGCCTGCTGGCCGGCTACGCCCTGCTCGGCGCCGGCTTCCTCATCTGGCGCACCGAGGGGCGGGTGCATCGCGATGCGCGGCGGCTGGCCCGCTTCCTCGCGCCGGCGATGCTCGTCTCGCTGGGCCTCGTCAGCCTCTACACGCCGTTCCTCGAAGGCCAGTATTGGCACCGCTGGTTCGTCTGGCCGGGGCTGCTCGTCACCGTGCCGATGCCGCTGCTCGTGGCCGGCGCCGCGCTGATGCTGTGGCGCGCCATCGCCCGCGGCCACGATGCCGCGCCGTTCGTGTGGACGCTGGCGATCTTCGGCCTCGCCCTCGCCGGCCTCGCCGTATCGATCTGGCCGGATGTGATCCCCGGCCGCGTCACCATCTGGCAGGCGGCGTCGCCGCCGGTTAGTCAGGCATTCATGCTGGTCGGCGCATCGATCCTCGTGCCGGTCATCCTGGGCTACACCGCCTGGGCCTACTGGGTGTTCCGCGGCAAGGTGAGCGACGGAGGCTATCATTAA
- a CDS encoding circularly permuted type 2 ATP-grasp protein, whose amino-acid sequence MGANGTFDEIMGSGGSDAARPEFEALGRWIAETPSVELERRQKAAEAAFRQLGITFAVYGEEESSERIIPFDIVPRIFTASEWAGLSEGLVQRVQAINAFLADVYGPRRIIADGVVPPELVLNNPQFQPNLAGTQPPHGIFAHICGIDLVRTGADEFYVLEDNARTPSGVSYMLENREAMLRLCPELFEMFPVRPVDTYPDLLHETLRSVAPRSSTTNPVCVVLTPGHFNSAFYEHSFLADSMGVELVEAADLHVDDDIVWMRTIEGPVRVDVIYRRIDDDYIDPLVFNPDSVLGVPGLIAAYMAGNVTLVNAPGTGVADDKAIYSYMPEIVKYYSGSEARLPNVETYRCREPQALQYTLDNLEKLVVKLVDGSGGYGMLVGPTASKAEVERFRAALVTEPHRYIAQPTLALSTVPTLTEQGVAPRHVDFRPFILSGANGVQIVPGGLTRVALREGSLVVNSSQGGGTKDSMILANVMRQAMGGMSQSMGEGMTQTMGGMSQSLSSLPRGIA is encoded by the coding sequence ATGGGCGCGAACGGCACTTTCGACGAGATCATGGGCAGCGGCGGATCGGATGCCGCCAGACCGGAGTTCGAGGCGCTGGGGCGATGGATCGCCGAGACGCCGTCCGTCGAACTGGAGCGGCGGCAGAAAGCGGCCGAGGCGGCGTTCCGCCAGCTGGGCATCACCTTCGCCGTCTACGGCGAGGAGGAATCGTCCGAGCGGATCATCCCGTTCGATATCGTGCCGCGCATCTTCACCGCCAGCGAATGGGCCGGCCTGTCCGAAGGGCTGGTGCAGCGGGTGCAGGCGATCAACGCCTTCCTGGCCGACGTCTATGGCCCGCGCCGGATCATCGCTGACGGCGTGGTGCCGCCGGAGCTGGTGCTGAACAACCCGCAGTTCCAGCCGAACCTGGCCGGCACGCAGCCGCCGCACGGCATCTTCGCGCATATCTGCGGCATCGATCTGGTCCGCACCGGCGCGGACGAGTTCTACGTGCTGGAGGACAATGCCCGCACGCCCTCCGGCGTTTCGTACATGCTGGAGAATCGCGAGGCGATGCTGCGGCTGTGCCCCGAACTGTTCGAGATGTTCCCCGTGCGGCCGGTGGATACCTATCCCGATCTGCTGCACGAGACGCTGCGTTCGGTCGCGCCGCGCAGCTCCACGACGAACCCGGTGTGCGTGGTGCTGACGCCGGGCCACTTCAACTCGGCGTTCTACGAGCACAGCTTCCTGGCGGATTCGATGGGCGTCGAGCTGGTCGAGGCGGCGGACCTGCATGTCGACGACGACATCGTGTGGATGCGCACGATCGAGGGGCCGGTGCGGGTGGACGTGATCTACCGCCGCATCGACGACGACTATATCGATCCGCTGGTCTTCAACCCGGATTCGGTGCTGGGCGTGCCCGGCCTGATCGCCGCCTACATGGCCGGCAACGTCACGCTGGTGAACGCGCCCGGCACGGGCGTGGCGGACGACAAGGCGATCTACAGCTACATGCCGGAGATCGTTAAATATTATTCGGGCAGCGAGGCCAGGCTGCCGAACGTGGAAACCTATCGCTGCCGCGAGCCGCAGGCGCTGCAGTACACGCTCGACAATCTCGAGAAGCTGGTCGTGAAGCTGGTCGACGGATCGGGCGGCTACGGCATGCTCGTCGGCCCGACGGCGTCCAAGGCGGAGGTGGAGCGGTTCCGCGCGGCGCTGGTGACGGAGCCGCACCGCTATATCGCGCAGCCGACGCTCGCCCTCTCCACCGTGCCGACCCTGACCGAGCAGGGCGTCGCCCCGCGCCACGTCGATTTCCGTCCGTTCATCCTCTCCGGCGCGAACGGCGTGCAGATCGTGCCGGGCGGGCTTACCCGCGTGGCGCTGCGCGAGGGGTCGCTGGTGGTCAATTCCAGCCAGGGCGGCGGCACCAAGGACAGCATGATCCTGGCGAACGTGATGCGACAGGCGATGGGCGGCATGTCCCAGTCCATGGGAGAGGGCATGACCCAGACGATGGGAGGTATGTCGCAAAGCCTTTCGAGCCTGCCGCGGGGGATCGCCTGA
- a CDS encoding pirin family protein, whose protein sequence is MIDRRPFASLGHADHGWLDARHHFSFADYYDPDRMGWGSIRVWNDDAIAAGAGFPPHQHRDMEIVTYVREGAITHRDSMGNHGRTAAGDVQVMSAGSGVTHSELNAEGGTTRLFQIWLQPAARGGEPGWGAKPFPKSDRAGRWVTLASGFAEDADALPIRTPARVLGATLKAGDTIEHEVMAGRHAYLVPATGALMLNDGRAEAGDGIAVGGGTHIVMTAIEDSEIVLVDAA, encoded by the coding sequence ATGATCGATCGTCGGCCCTTCGCCAGCCTCGGCCACGCGGATCATGGCTGGCTGGATGCGCGGCACCATTTTTCCTTCGCCGATTATTACGATCCGGACCGGATGGGCTGGGGCTCCATCCGCGTGTGGAACGACGATGCGATCGCCGCCGGCGCCGGCTTCCCGCCGCATCAGCACCGCGACATGGAGATCGTCACCTATGTGCGCGAGGGCGCGATCACGCATCGCGACAGCATGGGCAATCACGGCCGCACCGCCGCCGGCGACGTGCAGGTGATGAGCGCGGGCAGCGGCGTCACCCATTCCGAACTCAACGCGGAGGGCGGGACGACCCGCCTGTTTCAGATCTGGCTCCAGCCGGCCGCCCGCGGCGGCGAGCCCGGCTGGGGGGCCAAGCCCTTCCCCAAGAGCGACCGCGCGGGCCGCTGGGTCACGCTCGCCAGCGGCTTCGCCGAGGATGCGGACGCGCTGCCGATCCGCACGCCGGCGCGCGTGCTGGGCGCGACGCTGAAGGCCGGCGACACGATCGAGCATGAGGTGATGGCCGGCCGCCACGCCTACCTCGTCCCCGCCACCGGCGCGCTGATGCTGAACGACGGCCGGGCGGAGGCCGGCGACGGCATCGCGGTGGGCGGCGGCACGCACATCGTGATGACCGCGATCGAAGACAGCGAGATCGTGCTGGTCGACGCGGCGTGA
- the ctrA gene encoding response regulator transcription factor CtrA: MRVLLIEDEPTTAKSIELMLNAEGFNVYTTDLGEEGLDLGKLYDYDIICLDLNLPDMHGYDVLKKLRTAKVQTPVMILSGIGEMDSKVRALGFGADDYVTKPFHREELVARIHAVVRRSKGHSQSVIRTGKLAVNLDAKTVEVDGSRVHLTGKEYAMLELLSLRKSTTLTKEMFLNHLYGGMDEPELKIIDVFICKLRKKLSLACGGDNYIETVWGRGYVLRDPDEVGVAQVA, from the coding sequence ATGCGCGTGCTGCTGATCGAGGATGAGCCCACCACCGCCAAGAGCATCGAGCTGATGCTGAACGCGGAAGGGTTCAACGTCTACACGACCGATCTGGGCGAGGAAGGCCTCGATCTGGGCAAGCTGTACGATTACGACATCATCTGCCTGGACCTGAACCTGCCGGACATGCACGGCTACGACGTGCTGAAGAAGCTGCGCACCGCCAAGGTGCAGACGCCGGTGATGATCCTCTCCGGCATCGGCGAGATGGACAGCAAGGTGCGCGCGCTGGGCTTCGGCGCCGACGATTACGTGACCAAGCCGTTCCACCGCGAGGAGCTGGTGGCCCGCATCCACGCCGTGGTGCGCCGCTCGAAGGGCCATTCGCAGTCGGTGATCCGCACCGGCAAGCTGGCGGTGAACCTGGATGCCAAGACGGTGGAAGTCGATGGCAGCCGCGTGCACCTGACCGGCAAGGAATATGCGATGCTGGAGCTGCTCTCGCTCCGCAAGTCGACCACGCTGACCAAGGAGATGTTCCTCAATCATCTCTACGGCGGCATGGACGAGCCGGAACTGAAGATCATCGACGTGTTCATCTGCAAGCTGCGCAAGAAGCTGAGCCTGGCCTGCGGCGGCGACAATTATATCGAGACCGTGTGGGGCCGCGGCTATGTGCTGCGCGATCCGGACGAGGTGGGCGTCGCCCAGGTCGCCTGA
- a CDS encoding cytochrome ubiquinol oxidase subunit I translates to MTAAETALLLARAQFAFTVSFHFLFPSFSIGLASFLAVLEGLWLKTGKDHYLDLFRYWLKIFALAFAMGVVSGIVMSYQFGTNWSVYSDRAGPIVGPLMAYEVLTAFFLEAGFLGVMLFGMQKVGRGLHFAATCMVALGTFISAFWILSVNSWMQTPVGFATNAVGQFVPAHGWLEIIFNPSFPYRLVHTVIAAYLTTALAVGGVGAWHLLHGRKTAQVRTMFSMAMWMAALVAPVQILAGDEHGLNTLAHQPAKVMAMEGHFRSHPHGAPLILFGLPDSAAETVRYAIEIPKLSSLILKHDPNAPLAGLETIPKRDRPPVAIVFWSFRIMVGIGFAMLGLGLLSLLARVRGRLYDWPWLHRLALVMGPSGFVAVIAGWVTTEVGRQPWVIYGVMRTSEAVSPIATPGVTGSLMAFVIVYFAVFAAGTLYILKLMAHAPKPQESDPARAPIRSAGITPAPAQASGAGVAEEHR, encoded by the coding sequence ATGACCGCCGCCGAAACCGCGCTGCTTCTGGCTCGCGCCCAGTTCGCCTTCACCGTCTCCTTCCACTTCCTGTTCCCCTCCTTCTCGATCGGGCTCGCCAGCTTCCTGGCGGTGCTCGAAGGGCTGTGGCTGAAGACGGGGAAGGACCATTATCTCGATCTCTTCCGCTACTGGCTGAAGATCTTCGCGCTGGCCTTCGCGATGGGCGTCGTCTCGGGCATCGTCATGTCCTACCAGTTCGGCACCAACTGGTCGGTCTACTCGGATCGTGCCGGCCCCATCGTCGGGCCGTTGATGGCCTATGAGGTTTTGACCGCCTTCTTCCTGGAAGCGGGCTTCCTGGGCGTAATGCTGTTCGGCATGCAGAAGGTAGGGCGCGGCCTGCACTTCGCCGCCACCTGCATGGTGGCGCTGGGCACCTTCATTTCCGCCTTCTGGATCCTCAGCGTCAACAGCTGGATGCAGACGCCGGTGGGCTTCGCCACGAACGCCGTCGGCCAGTTCGTGCCGGCGCACGGCTGGCTGGAGATCATCTTCAACCCCAGCTTCCCCTATCGCCTGGTCCATACCGTGATCGCCGCCTACCTCACCACGGCGCTGGCCGTGGGCGGCGTCGGCGCGTGGCACCTGCTGCACGGCCGCAAGACGGCGCAGGTACGCACCATGTTCTCGATGGCGATGTGGATGGCCGCGCTGGTCGCGCCGGTCCAGATCCTCGCCGGCGACGAGCACGGCCTCAACACGCTGGCGCATCAGCCCGCCAAGGTGATGGCGATGGAGGGCCATTTCCGCAGCCACCCGCATGGCGCGCCGCTGATCCTGTTCGGCCTGCCGGACAGCGCGGCCGAGACGGTGCGCTACGCGATCGAGATACCGAAGCTCTCCTCGCTGATCCTGAAGCATGATCCGAACGCGCCGCTGGCCGGGCTGGAGACGATCCCCAAGCGGGACCGGCCGCCCGTCGCCATCGTGTTCTGGTCGTTCCGCATCATGGTGGGCATCGGCTTCGCCATGCTCGGCCTCGGCCTGCTCAGCCTGCTCGCGCGGGTGCGCGGCCGCCTCTACGACTGGCCGTGGCTGCACCGGCTGGCGCTGGTGATGGGGCCGTCCGGCTTCGTCGCCGTGATCGCCGGCTGGGTGACGACGGAGGTCGGCCGCCAGCCATGGGTGATCTACGGCGTGATGCGCACCAGCGAGGCGGTGTCGCCCATCGCCACCCCCGGCGTCACCGGATCGCTGATGGCCTTCGTGATCGTCTACTTCGCGGTGTTCGCCGCCGGCACGCTCTACATATTGAAGCTGATGGCGCACGCGCCCAAGCCGCAGGAGAGCGATCCCGCACGCGCGCCGATCCGCTCGGCCGGCATCACCCCCGCCCCCGCGCAGGCGAGCGGCGCCGGCGTGGCGGAGGAGCATCGCTGA